AGGGTGTATCCGGCACTGGGGAGCGTGGCGGGACTGGGTGACATCATCCGGACAATGTCGGCGCAGGGGTATAACTATCAGCGAGACGATGAAATGGCGATGTGGGGGTCAGCCGATCTGAGTTACGACATCACCTATTCCATGTAGAGGAAAAGAGAATGACAGACACGACAATTCCTAATCCACTTGCGCCGGTAAAAGGCGCAAATACCACATTCTGGATGTACAACAGCGAGGGTGATCCGTTCGCCAGCCCGCTAAGTGATAATAACTGGCTGAGGCTGGCAAACGTAAAAGACCTGCAGCCGGGAGAACTGACGGCAGATGCAGAAGATAATAACTATCTTGATGACGAGAACGCTGACTGGAAAAGTACCACACAGGGACAGAAGTCTGCCGGGGATACTTCTGTGACGCTGGCGTGGAAGCCAGGTGAGGACGTACAGAAAAAGCTTATTCAACTGTTCACGACCGGGCAGAAGCGCGGATTCCGGATCAAGTATCCGAACGGCACTGTTGATGTGTTCAGAGGCTGGGTGAGCTCGCTGGGGAAAACGGTGCAGAGTAAGGATGAGATCGCCCGTACAGTAAAAATTACCAGTGTGGGCCGTCCGTACATGGCTGAAGAGGATGCACCGGAAGTGGTTAGTGTTACCGGACTGACAGTGGAACCGACAAATGCCACCGTGAAGGTCGGCGCCACAACAGCGGTTACGTTCACGGTGAAACCGGATAACGTGACAGATAAATCACTGCGTATCGCAACGTCAGATCCGACTACAGCCACCGTCACGCAGGCGGAAAATATTGCCACTGTAAAAGGTGTTAAGGCAGGTACAGTGAAAATTATTGGCATGACAACAGACGGTAATTTTACCGCTATTGCGGATATTACTGTTCAGGCATAACCCACCTCTCGTCCTGTTTTGGGGCATTTTTTTCAGGAATAAATCATGTTTTTAAAGAAAGAGACGTTTACCCGGGGGGATGCGTCGGTGGCATTGTTCGAGTTATCCGGCCTGCAACGTATTGAGTACCTGGAGTTCATCCAGAAACGTACTGCGAAATATGACACGGATATGGATGGTACGACGGAAGCGGATAAGCGCGTGGCTTATATGCAAATGGCACT
This DNA window, taken from Salmonella enterica subsp. enterica serovar Typhimurium str. LT2, encodes the following:
- a CDS encoding Gifsy-2 prophage probable major tail protein is translated as MTDTTIPNPLAPVKGANTTFWMYNSEGDPFASPLSDNNWLRLANVKDLQPGELTADAEDNNYLDDENADWKSTTQGQKSAGDTSVTLAWKPGEDVQKKLIQLFTTGQKRGFRIKYPNGTVDVFRGWVSSLGKTVQSKDEIARTVKITSVGRPYMAEEDAPEVVSVTGLTVEPTNATVKVGATTAVTFTVKPDNVTDKSLRIATSDPTTATVTQAENIATVKGVKAGTVKIIGMTTDGNFTAIADITVQA